The following are encoded in a window of Staphylococcus piscifermentans genomic DNA:
- a CDS encoding fructose bisphosphate aldolase, with amino-acid sequence MNQEQFDKIKNGKGFIAALDQSGGSTPKALKDYGVEENEYSNDEEMFNLVHEMRTRIITSPAFNGDKILGAILFEQTMDREVEGKYTGAYLADKGIVPFLKVDKGLAEETDGVQLMKPIPDLDKLLDRANERGIFGTKMRSNILENNKEAIEKVVKQQFEVAKEIIAAGLVPIIEPEVNIHAKDKEAIEANLAEAIKAELDNLKKDQYVMLKLTIPTKVNAYSELIEHPQVIRVVALSGGYSRDEANKILKQNDGLIASFSRALVSDLNVKQSDEEFNKGLQEAIDSIFDASVNKA; translated from the coding sequence ATGAACCAAGAACAATTTGACAAAATTAAAAATGGTAAAGGATTTATCGCAGCATTAGACCAAAGCGGTGGTAGTACTCCAAAAGCGCTAAAAGATTACGGCGTTGAAGAAAATGAATACTCTAACGATGAAGAAATGTTCAACTTAGTACACGAAATGCGTACTCGTATCATTACTTCACCTGCATTTAACGGAGATAAAATCTTAGGTGCGATTCTTTTCGAACAAACTATGGACCGTGAAGTTGAGGGCAAATACACTGGTGCATATTTAGCAGATAAAGGTATCGTTCCATTCTTGAAAGTCGACAAAGGGTTAGCTGAAGAAACTGACGGCGTTCAATTAATGAAACCTATCCCAGATTTAGACAAATTATTAGATCGTGCGAACGAACGTGGTATCTTCGGTACTAAAATGCGTTCTAATATCTTAGAAAATAATAAAGAAGCAATTGAAAAAGTTGTTAAACAACAATTTGAAGTTGCTAAAGAAATTATCGCAGCTGGTTTAGTACCAATTATCGAACCTGAAGTTAACATCCATGCTAAAGATAAAGAAGCTATCGAAGCTAACTTAGCTGAAGCAATCAAAGCTGAATTAGATAACTTGAAAAAAGATCAATATGTAATGTTGAAATTAACTATTCCAACTAAAGTGAATGCTTATAGTGAATTAATTGAACATCCACAAGTTATCCGTGTGGTTGCATTATCAGGTGGTTACAGCCGTGACGAAGCAAACAAAATCTTGAAACAAAATGACGGATTAATCGCAAGCTTCTCTCGTGCATTAGTATCTGACTTGAACGTTAAACAATCAGATGAAGAATTT
- a CDS encoding MOSC domain-containing protein, protein MSKIDQLFIGGIQKIGEPHAENRLDQEWTTAAFKKPTTKAVFLTETGLEGDDVGDKKHHGGPEKALYAYSKSHYEKWAAEYPAIQFEAGLNGENVSVIDMDETTVCIGDIYQVREVIVQVSQPRRPCWKPGRRVRWIEWGNRIQATGRTGWYFRVLKEGNIQQHDVFQLIERPCAEWTIAEMNDVLYHHTDNAKKLRELLASDYTPSSWKEEITQILNGETVDHTRRLYVPNIEF, encoded by the coding sequence GTGAGTAAAATTGATCAATTATTCATAGGGGGCATTCAAAAAATAGGTGAGCCGCACGCTGAAAATCGTCTAGATCAAGAATGGACAACAGCAGCTTTTAAAAAGCCGACCACAAAAGCTGTTTTTTTAACAGAAACTGGTTTAGAAGGCGACGATGTAGGTGATAAGAAGCACCATGGAGGCCCCGAAAAAGCCTTGTATGCGTATAGTAAAAGTCATTATGAAAAGTGGGCAGCTGAATATCCTGCTATCCAGTTTGAAGCTGGATTAAACGGGGAAAATGTTTCGGTCATTGATATGGATGAAACTACCGTTTGTATAGGTGACATTTATCAAGTCAGAGAAGTAATTGTCCAAGTTTCTCAACCTCGCAGACCATGTTGGAAGCCAGGGAGACGCGTACGCTGGATTGAATGGGGCAATCGAATTCAAGCAACAGGACGTACAGGGTGGTATTTCCGAGTATTAAAGGAAGGGAATATTCAACAGCATGATGTTTTCCAATTAATAGAGCGACCGTGTGCAGAGTGGACCATAGCAGAAATGAATGATGTCCTTTATCATCACACCGATAATGCAAAAAAACTGCGTGAGTTGCTTGCAAGCGATTATACGCCGTCTTCCTGGAAAGAGGAAATTACACAAATTTTAAATGGGGAAACGGTAGATCATACGAGACGATTATATGTTCCGAATATTGAGTTTTAA
- a CDS encoding zinc ribbon domain-containing protein, translating to MPNYTYACPNHGEFTLNQSMNADHDSAVCPNCSTTSNRVFVPFHTYQLDSKLKKKIESGAEPKVVKRENLPLQQKQKTNQRPWMV from the coding sequence ATGCCAAACTACACATACGCATGTCCAAACCACGGGGAATTTACGTTGAATCAATCCATGAACGCAGACCACGACTCGGCAGTTTGCCCGAACTGCAGTACAACTTCTAATCGAGTGTTTGTCCCTTTTCACACCTATCAACTCGATTCTAAGTTGAAAAAGAAAATAGAGTCTGGAGCTGAGCCGAAAGTAGTGAAGCGAGAAAATCTTCCGCTTCAACAAAAGCAAAAAACAAATCAGAGACCATGGATGGTATAA
- the fmdA gene encoding formamidase yields MPKKLFSVDLNKKMDQQAHPGHNRWHPDIPAVFSVDPGESFRMECLDWTDGQVGNNDDPSDIKYVNLNRVHVLSGPVHVNGVEPGDLLVVDILDIGAFPEHEWGFNGIFDKTNGGSFLVDHYPDAQKSIWDFNGIYATSRHVPGVEFVGLIHPGLIGVAPSQEMLDEWNRREQALVDTDPNREPVLANLPEEDAVVLGSLKGKDFDRVAKEGARTVPPRENGGNCDIKNLSKGSRIYFPVFVDGAKLSVGDLHFSQGDGEITFCGGIEMPGWIDLRVNVIKNGMEKYQIKQNPAFKPGPVMPNYTDYIVFEGISVDEFSGKQQYLDANTAYRNACLNAIEFLKTRGFTGEQAYMLLGTAPVQGTVAGIVDVPNACCTIAIPREIFNDDIVPSLEPDE; encoded by the coding sequence ATGCCTAAGAAATTATTTAGTGTAGATTTGAATAAAAAAATGGATCAACAGGCTCATCCTGGACATAATCGGTGGCATCCAGATATTCCAGCAGTCTTTTCAGTAGACCCAGGAGAGTCTTTCCGTATGGAATGTTTAGACTGGACAGATGGTCAAGTCGGCAACAATGACGATCCAAGTGATATTAAATATGTGAATTTGAACCGTGTTCATGTATTAAGCGGTCCAGTTCATGTCAATGGTGTTGAACCCGGCGACTTATTAGTGGTAGATATCTTAGATATTGGAGCTTTTCCTGAACATGAATGGGGATTCAACGGTATCTTTGATAAAACAAATGGCGGCAGTTTCTTAGTTGACCATTATCCTGATGCTCAGAAATCTATTTGGGATTTCAATGGTATCTACGCGACGAGCCGTCATGTACCTGGCGTCGAGTTCGTAGGATTAATTCATCCAGGTTTAATCGGAGTCGCTCCTTCGCAAGAAATGTTGGATGAATGGAATCGTCGCGAACAAGCTTTAGTCGATACTGACCCGAATCGTGAACCTGTATTAGCCAATTTACCGGAAGAAGATGCGGTAGTGCTTGGTTCTTTAAAAGGCAAAGACTTTGATCGTGTCGCTAAAGAAGGTGCGAGAACCGTTCCACCTAGAGAGAACGGCGGTAATTGCGATATTAAGAACTTGTCGAAAGGGTCCCGAATTTATTTCCCTGTATTTGTAGATGGTGCGAAATTATCTGTCGGTGACTTGCATTTTTCACAAGGCGATGGCGAGATTACTTTCTGTGGCGGTATTGAAATGCCCGGATGGATTGATTTACGTGTCAACGTGATTAAAAATGGCATGGAAAAATATCAAATTAAACAAAACCCTGCTTTCAAACCTGGTCCAGTAATGCCGAATTATACAGATTATATTGTATTTGAAGGTATTTCAGTTGATGAATTCAGCGGTAAACAGCAATATTTAGATGCGAATACTGCCTATCGCAATGCTTGTTTGAACGCAATTGAATTCTTAAAGACACGTGGTTTTACTGGGGAACAAGCGTACATGTTATTAGGCACAGCTCCTGTACAAGGTACTGTTGCCGGAATTGTAGACGTTCCTAACGCTTGTTGTACAATTGCAATCCCACGTGAAATATTTAACGATGATATCGTGCCAAGTTTGGAGCCAGATGAGTAA
- a CDS encoding DoxX family protein: protein MKKILRFLIGGLFGTAGVMHFVAPDGFTNIVPKYLPLRKTAVYVTGVFEIIFGILLFWKRPCKWTKRAINAFLLAVFPANIYMARKKLPLGDQEVPKWGLYGRLPLQFVLMWIVKKL from the coding sequence GTGAAGAAAATTCTAAGATTTTTAATCGGCGGCCTATTCGGCACAGCAGGTGTCATGCACTTTGTGGCACCGGACGGCTTTACAAATATCGTGCCTAAATATTTACCGCTGCGCAAAACAGCAGTTTACGTTACAGGCGTGTTCGAAATCATTTTCGGCATACTGCTATTTTGGAAACGACCATGCAAATGGACTAAACGCGCCATCAACGCATTCCTGCTAGCAGTCTTTCCAGCCAATATCTACATGGCACGCAAAAAATTACCACTAGGCGATCAAGAAGTTCCGAAATGGGGACTTTACGGCAGATTGCCATTACAATTCGTACTTATGTGGATTGTGAAAAAACTATAA